A window of the Deinococcus gobiensis I-0 genome harbors these coding sequences:
- the purD gene encoding phosphoribosylamine--glycine ligase — protein MRVLVIGGGGREHAIVDACVRHGHEVLCTPGNPGIARLARILSGPQDPAALADLAVREAADVVVVGPEAYLAAGVVDACAARGVPAFGPTQAASRLEGDKAWSKAFMVRHGVPTAAHHSFAALEAALAHLNGLSFPTVVKDAGLRAGKGVTIAYTRAEAEAALRDIFTQPQAQAVVEDFMTGQEVSVLALCDGERYALTPPSQDHKTIFEGDTGPMTGGMGVICPFPLSAGQLDVIRREIVERTLAGMRADGEPFRGVLYAGLMLTPAGPKVVEFNARFGDPEAEAVLPLLESDLAQHALDAARGQLDPANVRFRGGASAVVVLAAPGYPAEPRKGIPLELPEPDQGDLIYHAGTAEQDGQLVSSGGRVLAVTATAPTLPEALARSYALVRRIGFPEAQYRRDIGFRLGLEGPEDPAQP, from the coding sequence ATGCGCGTTCTCGTCATCGGCGGCGGTGGCCGCGAGCACGCCATCGTGGACGCCTGCGTCCGGCACGGCCACGAGGTGCTGTGTACGCCCGGCAATCCCGGCATCGCGCGGCTGGCCCGCATCCTCTCCGGCCCACAGGACCCTGCCGCCCTGGCCGACCTCGCCGTGCGCGAGGCGGCCGACGTGGTCGTCGTCGGCCCGGAGGCCTACCTCGCCGCCGGGGTGGTGGACGCCTGCGCGGCGCGGGGCGTGCCCGCCTTCGGCCCCACGCAGGCCGCCAGCCGCCTGGAGGGCGACAAGGCCTGGAGCAAGGCCTTCATGGTGCGCCATGGCGTGCCCACGGCCGCGCACCACTCGTTCGCGGCACTTGAGGCGGCGCTCGCGCACCTGAACGGCCTGAGCTTCCCGACCGTCGTCAAGGACGCGGGCCTGCGCGCCGGCAAGGGCGTGACCATCGCCTATACGCGCGCCGAGGCCGAGGCGGCGCTGCGCGACATCTTCACGCAGCCGCAGGCCCAGGCGGTCGTCGAGGACTTCATGACCGGCCAGGAGGTCAGCGTGCTGGCCCTGTGCGACGGCGAGCGCTACGCCCTGACCCCGCCCAGCCAGGACCACAAGACCATCTTCGAGGGCGACACCGGCCCCATGACCGGCGGCATGGGCGTGATCTGCCCCTTTCCCCTGAGCGCCGGGCAGCTGGACGTGATCCGCCGCGAGATCGTCGAGCGCACCCTGGCCGGCATGCGCGCCGACGGCGAGCCCTTCCGGGGCGTGCTGTACGCCGGGCTCATGCTCACGCCGGCCGGGCCCAAGGTCGTCGAGTTCAACGCCCGTTTCGGCGATCCCGAGGCCGAGGCCGTGCTGCCCCTGCTGGAGAGCGACCTCGCGCAGCACGCGCTGGACGCCGCGCGGGGCCAGCTCGACCCGGCCAATGTCCGCTTTCGAGGGGGCGCAAGTGCCGTGGTCGTCCTCGCCGCGCCCGGCTATCCCGCCGAACCGCGTAAGGGCATTCCCCTGGAGCTGCCCGAGCCTGACCAGGGCGACCTCATCTACCATGCGGGCACTGCCGAACAGGACGGTCAGCTCGTGAGCAGCGGTGGGCGCGTGCTCGCCGTGACCGCCACGGCCCCCACCCTCCCCGAGGCCCTGGCCCGCAGCTACGCCCTCGTGCGCCGCATCGGCTTTCCGGAGGCGCAGTACCGCCGCGACATCGGCTTCCGCCTGGGTCTGGAAGGGCCCGAGGACCCGGCCCAACCCTGA
- a CDS encoding alpha/beta hydrolase: protein MPLDPTVQVLLNQLAGMPVPTSIEQMRAGRSVSAMPTRPVTVGPVRDLSLPGPASELPARLYTPAGEAPAAGWPLAVFFHGGGFVLGDIASHDGLCRELCASGTVAVLSVEYRLAPEYPFPAPVDDAYAAYLWAASHAAELGADPARLAVAGDSAGAGLSIAVTLRARDEGGPAPQAQLLIYPPADLLNESGSRRANAEGYFLTRDMMAMFGRAYITDPAHLSHPHVSPILAELRDLPPALILTAEFDPLHDEGVAYAQALRAAGNHVEELAGPGLIHGFANMTALVPAAAALIDRAGAWLGQRLRS, encoded by the coding sequence ATGCCGCTCGATCCCACTGTCCAGGTCCTCCTGAATCAACTCGCGGGGATGCCCGTGCCCACCAGCATCGAGCAGATGCGCGCGGGCCGGAGCGTCTCGGCCATGCCCACGCGCCCGGTCACGGTCGGCCCCGTGCGCGACCTGAGCCTGCCCGGCCCCGCCTCCGAGCTGCCCGCGCGCCTGTACACCCCGGCGGGCGAGGCCCCGGCGGCGGGCTGGCCGCTGGCGGTGTTCTTTCACGGCGGCGGCTTCGTGCTGGGCGACATCGCCAGCCATGACGGCCTGTGCCGCGAGCTGTGCGCCTCGGGCACGGTCGCGGTCCTGAGCGTCGAGTACCGCCTCGCCCCCGAATACCCCTTTCCGGCCCCGGTGGACGACGCCTACGCGGCCTACCTGTGGGCGGCCTCGCACGCGGCCGAGCTGGGCGCCGATCCCGCGCGTCTGGCGGTGGCGGGCGACAGCGCGGGAGCGGGCCTGAGCATCGCCGTGACCCTGCGCGCCCGCGACGAGGGCGGCCCCGCCCCCCAGGCCCAGCTCCTGATCTACCCGCCGGCCGACCTCCTGAACGAGTCCGGGTCGCGCCGCGCCAACGCCGAGGGCTACTTCCTGACCCGCGACATGATGGCGATGTTCGGCCGGGCGTACATCACCGACCCCGCGCACCTCTCGCACCCGCACGTCTCGCCGATTCTGGCCGAGCTGCGTGACCTGCCGCCCGCCCTGATCCTGACCGCCGAGTTCGACCCCCTGCACGACGAGGGCGTGGCCTACGCCCAGGCCCTGCGCGCAGCGGGCAACCACGTCGAGGAACTCGCCGGCCCCGGCCTGATCCACGGCTTCGCCAACATGACGGCCCTGGTGCCCGCCGCCGCCGCCCTGATCGACCGGGCCGGGGCGTGGCTGGGCCAGCGGCTGCGTTCCTAG
- a CDS encoding diguanylate cyclase: protein MSLRRLLLLSQVPFWLILLLSFALLNLTLNARVADTEQVNRTRAQSSQLASAFRQVLDMEASLRGFVIVGRDEYLGGYRTAQAALPGILGDLRAQVARNPAGLTPEDRRSLARIDRIGALATRWQQEIAQPEINLRRTQPGAAQAIVASGRGKRIVDAIRTEVDAYGSDQTARLRAAETAAALQLRRLRWMLLGLGLFVLLASVALTLTLSQWLTRALGRLSRAAGDIAQGARGVRLPLRGVRDLQQVAGAFNTMSGQLEEAREEAARRAEALARRNADMTWLGELSDWMQAARSLEEGADVLSRALPTLLPGTRGVLKLHNASRNLLLPLVSWGGLEASYQPAEGCWALRRGETRRGGEPSFAPPCLSGADAPCFSCIPLFSHGETLGTLQLSPQEGEALPAAAQQTLPALTRQLSLALAGLRLQERLRQQTIRDPLTGLFNRRHLEEQLVQAVALAHSTAQPLSLIALDVDHFKRLNDTFGHDAGDAVLVRMGIALRDLTAQHGLATRPGGEEFTVILPGMSLDLAETLAETLRAQVAGWTLTHAGTPLGQITLSLGVAELAEHGTPATLTRVADEALYLAKRSGRNRVCRPPTADVALARA, encoded by the coding sequence ATGTCTTTGCGCCGCCTTCTTCTGCTTTCGCAGGTCCCCTTCTGGCTGATTCTGCTGTTGTCGTTCGCGCTGCTCAACCTGACCCTGAACGCGCGCGTGGCCGACACCGAACAGGTCAACCGGACCCGCGCGCAGTCGTCGCAACTCGCCTCGGCCTTCCGGCAGGTGCTGGACATGGAGGCCAGCCTGCGCGGATTCGTGATCGTGGGGCGCGACGAGTACCTGGGCGGCTACCGCACGGCCCAGGCGGCCCTGCCCGGCATTCTGGGTGACCTGCGTGCCCAGGTGGCCCGGAATCCGGCGGGCCTGACCCCGGAGGACCGGCGCTCGCTGGCCCGGATCGACCGGATCGGCGCGCTGGCGACCCGCTGGCAGCAGGAGATCGCGCAGCCGGAGATCAACCTGCGGCGCACCCAGCCCGGCGCGGCGCAGGCCATCGTCGCCAGCGGGCGCGGCAAGAGGATCGTGGACGCCATCCGGACCGAGGTGGACGCCTACGGCAGCGACCAGACGGCGCGGCTGCGCGCGGCCGAGACGGCGGCGGCCCTGCAACTGCGCCGCCTGCGCTGGATGCTGCTGGGGCTGGGCCTGTTCGTGCTGCTGGCCAGTGTCGCGCTGACCCTGACCCTCTCGCAGTGGCTGACCCGCGCGCTGGGCCGGCTCTCGCGGGCGGCCGGCGACATCGCGCAGGGGGCGCGGGGCGTGCGGCTGCCGCTGCGGGGGGTGCGCGACCTGCAACAGGTGGCCGGGGCCTTCAACACCATGAGTGGGCAGCTGGAAGAGGCCCGCGAGGAGGCCGCGCGCCGCGCCGAGGCGCTGGCCCGCCGCAACGCCGACATGACCTGGCTGGGTGAACTGAGCGACTGGATGCAGGCCGCGCGCAGCTTGGAGGAAGGCGCGGACGTGCTGAGCCGCGCCCTGCCCACACTGCTGCCCGGCACGCGGGGGGTCCTCAAGCTGCACAACGCCTCGCGCAACCTGCTGCTGCCGCTGGTGAGCTGGGGTGGCCTGGAGGCCAGCTATCAGCCCGCCGAGGGCTGCTGGGCACTGCGGCGCGGGGAAACCCGGCGCGGCGGCGAACCGAGTTTCGCGCCCCCCTGCCTCAGCGGAGCCGACGCGCCCTGCTTCAGCTGCATTCCGCTGTTTTCGCACGGCGAGACGCTCGGCACGCTGCAACTCTCCCCGCAGGAAGGTGAGGCTCTACCGGCCGCCGCCCAGCAGACACTGCCCGCGCTGACGCGGCAGCTGTCGCTCGCGCTCGCGGGGCTGCGGCTTCAGGAGCGGCTGCGGCAGCAGACCATCCGCGACCCGCTGACGGGCCTGTTCAATCGCCGCCACCTCGAGGAACAGCTCGTGCAGGCCGTCGCGCTGGCCCACAGCACCGCTCAGCCCCTGAGTCTGATCGCCCTGGACGTGGACCATTTCAAGCGCCTGAACGACACCTTCGGCCACGACGCGGGAGACGCGGTGCTCGTCCGCATGGGGATTGCCCTGCGGGATCTGACGGCCCAGCATGGCCTGGCGACCCGCCCCGGCGGCGAGGAATTCACCGTGATACTGCCCGGGATGTCCCTGGACCTGGCCGAGACCCTGGCCGAGACCCTGCGCGCCCAGGTGGCCGGCTGGACCCTGACCCACGCCGGCACGCCGCTGGGGCAGATCACCCTGTCGCTGGGGGTCGCCGAACTGGCCGAACACGGCACCCCGGCCACCCTGACCCGTGTGGCCGACGAGGCCCTCTACCTCGCCAAGCGCAGTGGCCGTAACCGTGTATGCCGTCCCCCGACGGCCGATGTGGCCCTGGCCCGTGCCTGA
- the tpiA gene encoding triose-phosphate isomerase has product MKTLLALNWKMNKTPSEARAWAEDLAERLSPGDAELAVMAPAIALPALAAHLPAGVSVGAQDLSAHESGAYTGEISAAMLVDVGTRYAVVGHSERREYHGESDAVVAAKARQAQQNGITPIVCVGEGLDVRERGEQVPYTLTQLAGSLEGVGEDVVVAYEPVWAIGTGKTATADDAEELASAIREALRERYGNAAEEVRVLYGGSVKPDNIAAICAKPNVNGALVGGASLKVPDVLGMNDALK; this is encoded by the coding sequence ATGAAAACCCTACTGGCCCTGAACTGGAAGATGAACAAGACCCCCTCCGAGGCCCGCGCCTGGGCCGAGGACCTCGCGGAGCGCCTCTCGCCCGGCGACGCCGAGCTGGCCGTGATGGCCCCGGCCATCGCCCTGCCCGCGCTGGCCGCGCACCTGCCGGCCGGCGTGTCGGTCGGCGCGCAGGACCTCTCGGCGCACGAGTCGGGCGCGTACACCGGCGAGATCAGCGCGGCGATGCTGGTGGACGTGGGCACGCGCTACGCGGTCGTGGGCCACAGCGAGCGCCGCGAGTACCACGGCGAGAGTGACGCCGTGGTCGCGGCCAAGGCCCGGCAGGCGCAGCAGAACGGCATCACGCCCATCGTGTGCGTGGGCGAGGGCCTGGACGTGCGCGAGCGCGGCGAGCAGGTGCCCTACACCCTCACGCAGCTCGCGGGCAGCCTGGAAGGCGTGGGCGAGGACGTGGTCGTGGCCTACGAGCCTGTGTGGGCCATCGGCACCGGCAAGACCGCCACGGCCGACGACGCCGAGGAACTCGCCTCGGCCATCCGGGAGGCGCTGCGTGAGCGCTACGGCAACGCTGCCGAGGAAGTGCGCGTGCTGTACGGCGGCAGCGTGAAGCCCGACAACATCGCCGCCATCTGCGCCAAGCCGAACGTGAACGGCGCGCTGGTCGGCGGCGCGAGCCTCAAGGTGCCCGACGTGCTGGGCATGAACGACGCCCTGAAGTAA
- a CDS encoding YggS family pyridoxal phosphate enzyme, with protein sequence MSLPDVLAGIREAERAAGRPEGSARLVAVTKGQPVDVIRSDILAHGTFPLAEGRAQELRDKARELPEAEWHFLGALQRNKVKYLRPVSLVHALEATWQAEAIAEAAQGWGHAPDVLLQMQNGEPQKHGVEPEDLARVLGEVRATGLNVRGLMVMAPYDQPEAAEALFRDTARRAHDLGLSELSMGMSDDYPLAIAAGATLVRVGRSLFT encoded by the coding sequence ATGAGCCTGCCGGACGTTCTGGCGGGCATCCGGGAGGCCGAGCGCGCGGCGGGCCGCCCGGAAGGCAGTGCGCGGCTGGTCGCGGTGACAAAGGGGCAGCCGGTGGACGTGATCCGGTCGGACATTCTGGCGCATGGCACGTTTCCGCTGGCCGAGGGCCGCGCCCAGGAACTGCGTGACAAGGCCCGCGAGCTGCCGGAGGCCGAGTGGCACTTTCTGGGCGCGCTGCAACGCAACAAGGTCAAGTACCTGCGGCCCGTGTCGCTGGTCCACGCCCTAGAGGCGACCTGGCAGGCCGAGGCCATCGCCGAGGCGGCGCAGGGCTGGGGCCACGCGCCCGACGTGCTGCTCCAGATGCAGAACGGCGAACCGCAGAAGCACGGCGTGGAGCCGGAGGACCTGGCACGCGTGCTGGGCGAGGTGCGGGCCACCGGCCTGAACGTGCGCGGGCTGATGGTGATGGCCCCCTACGACCAGCCGGAGGCGGCCGAGGCGCTGTTCCGGGACACCGCGCGCCGGGCGCACGACCTGGGCCTGAGCGAACTGAGCATGGGCATGAGCGACGACTATCCGCTGGCGATTGCGGCCGGCGCGACCCTGGTGCGGGTCGGAAGGAGCCTCTTCACATGA
- a CDS encoding putative ABC transporter permease subunit, whose product MTVRPAPRTAAPPRPPSLLRLKATALGHALRRAPRAGLAFLALLGALLLWAEVWGTWQALSFLGRFGDLGLNVFGRVLEIGLITLTSGVTFSATTTAIQTLYLSDDLNFLLTGPISTWRVFALKVFETFLNAALVPVALTLPLLLTVAAYFRAPVWAYPVMVLADLLTFAAPVGLGALLAVLLMRVAPVGRVREVSTALGVLISAGLVYAIRALRPEVLVQRAQDPEKLEALLRQFAGPTSPFLPPSWAAQGIWGAAHGTLAWPLLPLALLTAGLLLGAAALAAHAYQEGWARALDSSRPKLDPRSRPASWGERMLGRLGPGGSLAYKDLRLTLRDPTQWSQLLIVAALAGVYLVSVRAVPVPVPQFRGILGYIQLAFQGFIVAGVAVRLAFPAVSQEGRAYWLLRTAPLSPRQLVLSKFLGVLPVTLVLGLVMGVASALSMALAPTLLLLSVLVSVSNAFVITALGVGLGAAAPRFTADNPSEIGVSPGGLAFMGLSLAYSVLCLLLLARPATASVLRPDLYPGYAALGTPEGVLGLAGLALATGLGTVLSLRLGWTRLDRLE is encoded by the coding sequence ATGACAGTCCGGCCCGCGCCCCGCACGGCCGCGCCCCCGCGCCCCCCCAGCCTGCTGCGCCTCAAGGCGACCGCGCTGGGGCACGCCCTGCGCCGCGCGCCGCGTGCCGGGCTGGCTTTCCTGGCCCTGCTGGGCGCGCTTCTGCTCTGGGCCGAGGTCTGGGGCACCTGGCAGGCGCTGAGCTTCCTGGGCCGCTTCGGCGACCTGGGCCTGAACGTGTTCGGGCGCGTGCTGGAGATCGGCCTGATCACCCTGACGAGTGGCGTGACCTTCAGCGCCACGACCACCGCCATCCAGACGCTCTATCTCAGCGACGACCTGAATTTTCTGCTCACGGGGCCGATCAGCACCTGGCGCGTCTTCGCCCTCAAGGTCTTCGAGACGTTCCTGAACGCGGCGCTCGTGCCCGTGGCCCTGACCCTGCCGCTCCTCCTGACGGTCGCTGCGTACTTCCGCGCCCCGGTGTGGGCCTACCCGGTGATGGTGCTCGCCGACCTCCTGACCTTCGCCGCGCCGGTCGGGCTGGGGGCGCTGCTGGCCGTGCTCCTCATGCGCGTGGCCCCGGTGGGCCGAGTACGCGAGGTGAGCACGGCGCTGGGGGTCCTCATCAGTGCGGGGCTGGTGTACGCCATCCGCGCGCTGCGGCCCGAAGTCCTCGTGCAGCGCGCGCAGGACCCCGAGAAGCTCGAAGCGTTGCTGCGGCAGTTCGCCGGCCCGACCAGTCCCTTCCTGCCGCCCTCGTGGGCCGCGCAGGGCATCTGGGGGGCGGCGCACGGCACGCTTGCCTGGCCGCTGCTGCCGCTGGCCCTGCTCACGGCCGGGCTGCTGCTGGGCGCGGCGGCCCTGGCGGCCCACGCCTACCAGGAGGGCTGGGCGCGGGCCCTGGACTCCAGCCGCCCGAAACTGGACCCCCGGTCCCGCCCGGCCTCCTGGGGCGAGCGCATGCTGGGCCGCCTGGGCCCCGGCGGCTCCCTCGCGTACAAGGACCTGCGCCTGACCCTGCGCGACCCGACGCAGTGGAGCCAGCTCCTGATCGTGGCAGCGCTGGCGGGCGTGTACCTCGTGAGCGTGCGGGCCGTGCCCGTGCCGGTGCCGCAGTTCCGGGGCATCCTCGGGTACATCCAGCTCGCCTTCCAGGGCTTCATCGTGGCGGGGGTGGCGGTGCGCCTCGCCTTTCCGGCCGTGTCGCAGGAGGGCCGCGCGTACTGGCTGCTGCGCACCGCGCCGCTCAGCCCCCGGCAACTGGTGCTCAGCAAGTTCCTGGGCGTGCTGCCGGTCACGCTCGTGCTGGGCCTGGTCATGGGGGTCGCCAGCGCCCTGAGCATGGCCCTGGCCCCCACGCTGCTGCTCCTGAGCGTGCTCGTGTCGGTCAGCAACGCCTTCGTCATCACGGCGCTGGGGGTGGGGCTGGGGGCCGCCGCGCCGCGCTTCACGGCCGACAACCCCAGCGAGATCGGCGTCAGCCCCGGCGGGCTGGCCTTCATGGGTCTGTCGCTGGCCTATTCGGTGCTGTGCCTGCTGCTGCTCGCCCGGCCCGCGACCGCCAGCGTCCTGCGCCCCGACCTCTACCCCGGTTACGCGGCCCTGGGCACGCCCGAGGGGGTGCTGGGCCTGGCGGGCCTCGCGCTGGCGACCGGGCTGGGCACCGTCCTGAGCCTGCGCCTGGGCTGGACGCGGCTCGACCGGCTGGAATAG
- a CDS encoding MBL fold metallo-hydrolase, translating to MSGVSLLDLHFQDVPGVIAAYVFDTGDGLALVDTGPGSTLGALEAGLDSLGASLRDVRHVLLTHVHLDHAGAAGTVLSRVPRARAYVHERGAAHLARPERLLASAAQIYGDQMERLWGEFLPVDPDRLKVLSGGEHWRAGDLELRALYTPGHAVHHLAYVAGDDVFVGDVGGIRLSERQTPRAPTPPPDIDLEAWRASVQTLRGLDARTLHLAHFGAYPQSAAHWDGLLATLDTDAGRVKAGLDAGHSPERLAAEFTEQLLEDLAAEDPGLPDRYEFACPPWMSVQGLARYWTRRAARSGAEAQGRGE from the coding sequence GTGAGCGGCGTCTCCCTGCTCGACCTGCACTTCCAGGACGTGCCCGGCGTGATCGCGGCCTACGTCTTCGATACCGGCGACGGCCTCGCCCTCGTGGACACCGGCCCCGGCAGCACGCTCGGTGCCCTGGAAGCCGGCCTGGACAGCCTGGGGGCCTCGCTGCGCGACGTGCGCCACGTCCTGCTCACGCACGTGCACCTCGACCACGCGGGCGCGGCCGGCACCGTGCTGTCGCGCGTGCCCCGCGCCCGCGCCTACGTGCACGAGCGCGGCGCGGCGCACCTCGCCCGCCCCGAGCGGCTGCTCGCCAGCGCCGCCCAGATCTACGGCGACCAGATGGAGCGCCTGTGGGGCGAGTTCCTGCCGGTAGACCCCGACCGCCTGAAGGTCCTCTCGGGCGGCGAGCACTGGCGCGCGGGCGACCTCGAACTGCGCGCCCTGTACACGCCCGGCCACGCGGTCCACCACCTCGCCTACGTGGCGGGCGACGACGTGTTCGTGGGCGACGTGGGCGGCATCCGCCTCTCGGAGCGCCAGACACCCCGCGCCCCCACGCCGCCGCCCGACATCGACCTGGAGGCGTGGCGAGCGAGTGTGCAGACCCTGCGCGGTCTCGACGCCCGTACCCTGCACCTCGCCCACTTCGGCGCGTACCCGCAGTCGGCGGCCCACTGGGACGGCCTGCTCGCCACCCTGGACACCGACGCCGGGCGCGTGAAGGCGGGCCTGGACGCCGGCCACAGCCCCGAGCGCCTCGCGGCCGAGTTCACTGAGCAACTGCTCGAAGACCTCGCGGCCGAGGACCCCGGCCTCCCGGACCGCTACGAATTCGCCTGCCCGCCCTGGATGAGCGTGCAGGGGCTGGCGCGCTACTGGACCCGTCGCGCGGCCCGCAGCGGCGCCGAGGCGCAGGGGAGGGGAGAATAA
- a CDS encoding nucleotidyltransferase domain-containing protein — MPNPAQARLEAALPAALERLRATSGVYAALWCGSAARGEATAHSDLDFHALVGGNRRWRSNFTVRGVPVEVFHNPARQIRALLAAGDAATVAMFAQGRPALPHPELDALCAEARARYAAGPAPRLPTEAERFALIEELMDARAQADAGDPVHAVTVLTALSRQLMPLLYARHGWWGVKREHWARDLGERAPDLAAELRALLVAPDLAARQAAFETLVRRVTGDLTYREVPPEPQEAGGL, encoded by the coding sequence ATGCCCAACCCCGCCCAGGCCCGCCTCGAAGCCGCCCTTCCCGCCGCGCTCGAGCGCCTCCGGGCGACCTCCGGCGTGTACGCGGCGCTGTGGTGCGGCTCGGCGGCGCGCGGCGAGGCGACCGCCCACAGCGACCTGGATTTCCACGCCCTGGTGGGCGGCAACCGGCGCTGGCGCAGCAACTTCACGGTGCGGGGCGTGCCGGTCGAGGTCTTCCACAACCCGGCCCGCCAGATCCGCGCGCTGCTGGCTGCCGGGGACGCCGCCACCGTCGCCATGTTCGCCCAGGGGCGGCCCGCGCTGCCCCACCCTGAGCTGGACGCCCTGTGTGCCGAGGCGCGGGCGCGGTACGCCGCCGGCCCTGCGCCGCGCCTGCCGACCGAGGCCGAACGCTTCGCCCTGATCGAGGAACTGATGGACGCCCGCGCGCAGGCCGACGCGGGCGACCCGGTGCATGCCGTGACGGTGCTGACGGCGCTCTCGCGCCAGCTCATGCCGCTGCTGTATGCCCGGCACGGCTGGTGGGGGGTCAAGCGCGAGCACTGGGCGCGCGACCTGGGCGAGCGGGCCCCGGACCTCGCCGCCGAGCTGCGCGCCCTTCTGGTCGCCCCGGACCTCGCGGCGCGGCAGGCCGCCTTCGAGACGCTGGTCCGGCGTGTGACCGGCGACCTCACCTACCGCGAGGTGCCGCCCGAGCCGCAGGAGGCAGGCGGCCTGTAG
- a CDS encoding DivIVA domain-containing protein — protein sequence MKYSPLDIAHQTFRGRLLGYDKAAVHTFLNEAGSQLEDLLREAQHQQETVARLEQELTEKRAAEDELRRAIVSAERIAHEMRDNAVRESELLVTQAQAQAGELRREQEVRAAQFEAEHQERVTALEIAFRERFAALEREENERARQREREHAERTAHLEAQYSARALELATRNTAARQEYAQFISGYRALVGSFADLSRRHRLPDETPPLDLDLSSPAGEESAPPPEGPREQAQA from the coding sequence ATGAAATATTCTCCGCTGGACATTGCCCACCAGACCTTTCGCGGCCGACTTCTGGGGTACGACAAGGCCGCCGTCCATACCTTCCTGAACGAAGCCGGCTCGCAGCTCGAAGACCTGCTGCGCGAGGCCCAGCACCAGCAGGAGACGGTCGCCCGCCTGGAACAGGAGCTGACCGAGAAGCGCGCGGCCGAGGACGAACTGCGCCGCGCCATCGTGTCGGCCGAGCGCATCGCCCACGAGATGCGCGACAACGCCGTGCGTGAGAGCGAACTGCTGGTCACGCAGGCGCAGGCCCAGGCCGGGGAACTGCGCCGCGAGCAGGAAGTGCGCGCCGCGCAGTTCGAGGCCGAGCACCAGGAACGGGTGACCGCGCTGGAAATCGCCTTCCGCGAGCGCTTCGCGGCGCTGGAACGCGAGGAGAACGAGCGGGCACGCCAGCGCGAGCGCGAGCACGCCGAGCGCACGGCCCACCTGGAGGCGCAGTACAGTGCCCGCGCACTGGAGCTCGCCACCCGCAACACGGCCGCGCGCCAGGAATACGCGCAGTTCATCAGCGGCTACCGCGCGCTGGTGGGGTCCTTCGCCGACCTCAGCCGCCGCCACCGCCTGCCCGACGAGACGCCGCCGCTGGACCTCGACCTCTCCTCCCCGGCCGGCGAGGAGAGTGCCCCGCCGCCCGAAGGCCCGCGCGAACAGGCACAGGCGTAG
- a CDS encoding ABC transporter ATP-binding protein, with amino-acid sequence MIEVSHYSKRYGTHLAVADLSFTVRPGAVFGLLGSNGAGKTTTIRALVGLTRPTSGTVRVQGFDVWREPVRAKAAFGYIPDRPYLYGKLTARELLRFVGDLYRVPDAASGIDRWLEFFRLTDFGNELLETYSHGMRQKVAIVAALLPDPPVLIVDEPMVGLDPHAARQVRELFRGHADRGRTVLLTTHSLPLAEAVCDRLVVLDRGRVLGEGTLDDLRAQTGTEAGGVHGDSLERIFFRLLEEEQAEATRAREGAAG; translated from the coding sequence ATGATCGAGGTCAGCCACTACAGCAAGCGCTACGGCACCCACCTGGCCGTCGCCGACCTGAGTTTCACGGTGCGGCCGGGCGCGGTGTTCGGGCTGCTGGGCAGCAACGGCGCGGGCAAGACCACCACCATCCGCGCGCTCGTGGGCCTGACCCGCCCGACCTCGGGCACGGTGCGCGTGCAGGGCTTCGACGTGTGGCGCGAGCCGGTGCGCGCCAAGGCGGCCTTCGGGTATATCCCCGACCGGCCCTACCTGTACGGCAAACTCACGGCGCGCGAGCTGCTGCGCTTCGTGGGCGACCTCTACCGGGTGCCGGACGCCGCCTCCGGGATCGACCGCTGGCTGGAGTTCTTCCGCCTGACCGACTTCGGCAACGAGCTGCTCGAAACCTACTCGCACGGCATGCGCCAGAAGGTCGCCATCGTGGCCGCGCTGCTGCCCGACCCGCCGGTCCTGATCGTGGACGAGCCGATGGTGGGCCTGGACCCCCACGCCGCGCGGCAGGTGCGCGAACTGTTCCGGGGGCACGCCGACCGGGGCCGCACAGTGCTCCTCACCACCCACTCGCTGCCGCTGGCCGAGGCCGTGTGCGACCGTCTGGTGGTTCTCGACCGGGGCCGCGTGCTGGGCGAGGGCACCCTGGACGACCTGCGCGCCCAGACCGGCACCGAGGCGGGCGGCGTGCACGGCGACAGCCTGGAGCGCATCTTCTTCCGGCTGCTGGAGGAGGAACAGGCCGAGGCCACGCGGGCGCGTGAGGGGGCCGCCGGATGA